Proteins from one Triticum aestivum cultivar Chinese Spring chromosome 7A, IWGSC CS RefSeq v2.1, whole genome shotgun sequence genomic window:
- the LOC123154452 gene encoding uncharacterized protein produces the protein MEDAEEVQIWAPILADPLDWPPSSVTIPLPSQVEEYCSYVYGVDGMGISKFAPEPKDDLGDLIVKQNWWHRLRGPRKRRIFPWGSGGMNFHRRKNNEHWTHEEVKKLVKCVKTYGAGRWTMVKNRYFSSSIRDPAHLKDKWRNLLRACGVPCSSQRKEKAQKTMFRPLDTELIQQIQELAIDSASTSKMKKHRGKGTTS, from the exons ATGGAGGACGCGGAAGAAGTGCAGATTTGGGCGCCGATTCTTGCTGACCCGCTCGATTGGCCTCCATCTTCAGTTACCATCCCTCTTCCAAGTCAG GTGGAAGAATATTGCAGTTATGTGTATGGCGTCGATGGCATGGGAATCAGCAAATTTGCACCAGAGCCCAAAGATGATTTGGGAG ACCTCATAGTAAAGCAAAATTGGTGGCATCGCCTTCGAGGTCCTCGCAAGAGGAGGATATTTCCTTGGGGAAGCGGGGGCATGAATTTTCACCGTCGAAAGAACAATGAGCATTGGACACATGAAGAAGTGAAGAAGCTGGTTAAGTGTGTCAAGACATATGGTGCCGGGCGATGGACTATGGTGAAGAATCGTTACTTCTCATCATCGATTCGAGACCCAGCACATCTCAAG GACAAATGGAGGAATCTTCTGAGAGCTTGTGGGGTCCCGTGCAGCTCTCAAAGGAAG GAAAAGGCACAAAAGACTATGTTCCGGCCCTTAGATACAGAGTTGATCCAACAGATCCAAGAGTTGGCCATCGATTCAGCCTCCACATCAAAAATGAAGAAACACCGTGGGAAAGGAACAACTAGCTGA